From one Gemmobacter sp. genomic stretch:
- the nirD gene encoding nitrite reductase small subunit NirD has product MTGTWIEVGLLSDIPRQGARVVKSPRGCIAVFRTAGDEVFALNDRCPHKGGPLSEGIVHGQQVTCPLHNWVFDLNSGVAQGADDGFVATWPARVEAGRVYLDLSQRG; this is encoded by the coding sequence ATGACCGGAACCTGGATCGAGGTGGGCCTGCTGTCCGACATTCCCCGGCAAGGCGCGCGGGTGGTGAAATCGCCCCGCGGCTGCATTGCGGTGTTCCGCACCGCCGGGGACGAGGTGTTTGCCCTGAACGACCGCTGCCCGCACAAGGGCGGGCCGCTGTCCGAAGGGATCGTGCATGGCCAGCAGGTGACCTGCCCGTTGCACAACTGGGTGTTCGACCTGAATTCGGGCGTCGCGCAGGGCGCCGACGACGGGTTCGTCGCCACCTGGCCCGCGCGGGTCGAAGCGGGCCGGGTCTATCTGGATCTGTCCCAAAGGGGGTAA
- a CDS encoding molybdopterin-dependent oxidoreductase: protein MEEIRSTCPYCGVGCGVLLRATADGVEVRGDPDHPANRGRLCSKGSALGETVGLGGRLLAPMIGDRPASWDQALDLVADRFARTIAEHGPDSVALYVSGQCLTEDYYVANKLMKGFVGSANIDTNSRLCMASAVAAHRRAFGTDTVPGQYDDFEQADLVVLVGSNMAWCHPVLFQRLQAARETRGTRVVVIDPRRTATCDSADLHLPIAPGGDAALFAHLLAEADRRGLLDRDFLRHVAGADAALAAAHATDRALTGLSDADLAAFADLWLGTGRVVTAWSMGVNQSETGTDTSNAILNLHLATGRIGRPGMGPFSLTGQPNAMGGREVGGLANMLACHLNIEDATHRAAVARFWQAPRMADRPGLKAVDLFRAVEEGRVKALWIMCTNPVVSMPEADRVARAIQGCDFVVVSDMMADTDTMRLAHVKLPATGWGEKDGTVTNSERRISRQRPFRAAPGQARADWWQLAQVARRMGFAGFDWTHPAAIFAEHAALSGVARRLGSDFDISDHAGITRTAYDALVPFVWPASGLRQGGRFFADGRFHHPDGRARMVAVVPRATAPAGMVLNTGRVRDHWHTMSRTGLAPRLNQHLAEPYLEVNPRDARRLGLDPDGLAQVAGQGSRALLRVLISDRVAPGHPFAPIHWTGETAAQGRVGAVIRTATDPVSGQPALKSGPVTVAPFAVAWFGYAVSARPFRPDCAYWATAAHANGMTAELAGDTLPPDWESQARALFGLGDGAEAQVFADPRRGRVRLAFIEDGALVAALFVDRQPVALSRAHVAALLGQAASPVLLSGRAGADRPDPGPTVCACFSVGINTIVAAIASGQCPTVAALGASLRAGTNCGACRPELAALLSCHAPLAKEAAE, encoded by the coding sequence ATGGAAGAAATCCGCAGCACCTGCCCCTATTGCGGGGTGGGGTGTGGCGTGCTGCTGCGCGCCACCGCAGACGGGGTCGAGGTGCGGGGCGACCCGGACCATCCCGCCAACCGGGGCCGCCTGTGTTCCAAGGGGTCGGCACTGGGGGAAACCGTCGGGCTGGGCGGGCGCCTGCTGGCCCCGATGATCGGCGACCGGCCGGCAAGCTGGGATCAGGCGCTGGATCTGGTGGCGGACCGTTTCGCCCGCACCATTGCCGAACATGGGCCGGATTCGGTTGCGCTCTATGTCTCGGGGCAGTGCCTGACCGAGGATTACTATGTCGCGAACAAGCTGATGAAGGGCTTTGTCGGCAGCGCCAACATCGACACCAATTCGCGGCTGTGCATGGCCTCGGCCGTGGCGGCGCATCGGCGGGCGTTCGGCACCGATACGGTGCCCGGCCAGTATGACGATTTCGAACAGGCCGATCTGGTGGTGCTGGTCGGGTCCAACATGGCCTGGTGCCACCCGGTGCTGTTCCAGCGCCTGCAAGCCGCGCGCGAAACCCGGGGCACCCGCGTGGTGGTGATCGACCCGCGCCGCACCGCGACCTGCGACAGCGCCGACCTGCACCTGCCCATCGCCCCCGGCGGCGATGCCGCGCTGTTCGCCCATCTGCTGGCCGAGGCCGACCGGCGCGGCCTGCTGGACCGCGATTTCCTGCGCCATGTCGCCGGCGCCGATGCCGCGCTGGCCGCCGCCCATGCCACCGACCGCGCGCTGACCGGCCTGTCGGATGCCGACCTGGCCGCCTTTGCCGATCTGTGGCTGGGCACGGGGCGCGTGGTGACCGCCTGGTCGATGGGGGTCAACCAGTCGGAAACCGGGACCGATACATCGAACGCCATCCTGAACCTGCATCTGGCGACCGGCCGGATCGGCCGCCCCGGCATGGGCCCCTTCAGCCTGACCGGCCAGCCCAACGCCATGGGCGGGCGCGAGGTGGGCGGGCTGGCCAACATGCTGGCCTGCCATCTGAATATCGAGGATGCCACCCACCGCGCCGCCGTGGCGCGGTTCTGGCAGGCGCCCCGCATGGCCGACCGGCCAGGCCTGAAGGCCGTGGATCTGTTCCGCGCGGTCGAGGAGGGCCGCGTGAAGGCGCTCTGGATCATGTGCACGAACCCCGTCGTCTCGATGCCCGAGGCAGACCGGGTGGCGCGCGCGATCCAGGGCTGCGATTTCGTCGTGGTGTCGGACATGATGGCCGACACCGATACGATGCGGCTGGCGCATGTGAAACTGCCGGCAACGGGCTGGGGCGAAAAGGACGGCACCGTCACCAATTCCGAACGCCGCATCAGCCGCCAGCGGCCGTTCCGCGCTGCCCCCGGCCAGGCACGGGCCGATTGGTGGCAACTGGCGCAGGTTGCCCGCCGCATGGGTTTTGCCGGCTTTGACTGGACGCATCCGGCGGCGATCTTTGCCGAACATGCCGCGCTGTCGGGCGTGGCGCGGAGGCTGGGATCGGATTTCGACATCTCGGACCATGCCGGGATCACCCGCACCGCCTATGATGCGCTGGTGCCCTTTGTCTGGCCAGCCAGCGGGTTGCGGCAGGGCGGACGCTTCTTTGCCGATGGCCGGTTCCATCACCCCGATGGCCGCGCCCGCATGGTGGCCGTGGTGCCCCGTGCCACGGCGCCTGCCGGCATGGTGCTGAACACCGGCCGCGTCCGCGACCACTGGCACACCATGAGCCGCACCGGCCTTGCCCCGCGGCTGAACCAGCATCTTGCCGAACCCTATCTGGAGGTGAACCCCCGCGATGCCCGCCGTCTGGGGCTGGATCCCGACGGGCTGGCGCAGGTGGCAGGGCAGGGCAGCCGCGCCCTGCTGCGGGTGCTGATTTCCGACCGGGTGGCGCCGGGGCACCCCTTTGCGCCCATCCACTGGACAGGGGAAACCGCCGCGCAGGGCCGGGTCGGCGCCGTGATCCGCACCGCGACCGATCCGGTCTCGGGCCAGCCGGCGCTGAAATCGGGGCCGGTCACGGTGGCGCCCTTTGCCGTCGCATGGTTCGGCTATGCGGTATCCGCCCGCCCCTTTCGCCCCGATTGCGCCTATTGGGCGACCGCCGCCCATGCCAATGGCATGACCGCCGAACTGGCCGGCGATACCCTGCCCCCCGATTGGGAGAGCCAGGCCCGCGCCCTGTTCGGTCTGGGCGACGGGGCCGAGGCGCAGGTCTTTGCCGACCCTCGCCGTGGCCGGGTCCGGCTGGCCTTCATCGAGGATGGCGCGCTGGTGGCGGCGCTGTTCGTCGATCGTCAGCCGGTGGCCCTGTCGCGCGCCCATGTGGCGGCGCTGCTGGGGCAGGCGGCCAGCCCGGTGCTGCTGTCGGGTCGCGCGGGGGCCGACCGGCCCGATCCGGGGCCAACCGTCTGCGCCTGTTTTTCCGTCGGGATCAACACCATCGTTGCCGCCATCGCCTCGGGCCAATGCCCGACAGTGGCGGCGCTTGGCGCCAGCTTGCGGGCCGGCACCAACTGCGGCGCCTGCCGCCCCGAGCTTGCCGCCCTGCTGTCGTGCCATGCCCCCCTTGCCAAGGAAGCCGCCGAATGA
- the cobA gene encoding uroporphyrinogen-III C-methyltransferase, translated as MSLLPDAGLMRRADRPGRLTLIGAGPGAADLMSFRAADRLRQADIVLHDRLIGPDVLAMIPAATPRVDVGKDLGHHRWTQGSIDALIRSELRRGLHVVRLKSGDPSIFGRAVEEIAAAEAEGAAVEIVPGITAASAAAASLGRPLTTRGVAQRLVLATATDCDGKLAGRLDGTFGPGTTVALYMGLHKLAGIRDTLLASGADPQTAVTVIASCSLAGEHHVTLPLADLAAVAEDPRLTNPAIILASWGQLTTDAPKAHALTVAK; from the coding sequence ATGAGCCTGCTGCCCGACGCCGGCCTGATGCGCCGCGCCGACCGCCCCGGCCGCCTGACCCTGATCGGCGCCGGCCCCGGTGCCGCCGACCTGATGAGCTTTCGCGCCGCCGACCGGCTGCGGCAGGCCGATATCGTGCTGCATGACCGGCTGATCGGGCCGGATGTGTTGGCGATGATCCCTGCCGCCACCCCGCGCGTAGATGTGGGCAAGGATCTGGGCCACCACCGCTGGACGCAAGGCAGCATCGACGCGCTGATCCGGTCGGAACTGCGGCGCGGCCTGCATGTGGTGCGGCTGAAATCGGGTGATCCGTCGATCTTTGGCCGCGCCGTCGAGGAAATCGCCGCCGCCGAGGCAGAAGGCGCTGCCGTCGAGATCGTGCCGGGTATCACCGCCGCTTCGGCCGCCGCCGCCAGCCTTGGCCGCCCGCTGACCACCCGCGGCGTTGCTCAGCGGCTGGTGCTGGCCACCGCCACCGATTGTGATGGCAAGCTGGCCGGCCGGCTGGACGGCACCTTCGGCCCCGGCACCACCGTGGCGCTGTATATGGGGCTGCACAAGCTGGCCGGTATCCGCGACACGCTGCTGGCCTCGGGCGCCGATCCGCAGACGGCGGTCACGGTCATCGCCTCGTGCAGCCTGGCCGGGGAACATCACGTCACGCTGCCGCTGGCGGACCTCGCCGCGGTGGCCGAAGACCCGCGCCTGACGAACCCGGCGATCATCCTGGCAAGCTGGGGCCAACTGACGACCGACGCGCCGAAAGCGCATGCGCTGACAGTGGCGAAGTGA
- the recJ gene encoding single-stranded-DNA-specific exonuclease RecJ has protein sequence MAFLGVEASLTGRRWVGLSDDQDRLAEAIAQGQRLPLPVARVLARRGVAVDEAPGFLAPALRDLLPDPMTLRDMEPAADRFLHALKHRQRIAVFADYDVDGGASAALLIVWLRAMGHGATLYIPDRIDEGYGPNVPAMQALGRDHDLIVCVDCGTLNHDPIAAAGCDVVVLDHHLGGETLPPAVAVVNPNRQDESGALGHLCAAGVVFLMLVEANRRLRGQGVQGPNLMRMLDLVALATVADVAPLIGVNRALVRQGLVVMGRRERPGLVALSDVSRMTKAPDTYALGFLLGPRVNAGGRIGKADLGARLLSTDSLPEAVVLAQQLDQLNTERREIEAAVRAEAMAQAEARGADGPLVWAAGQGWHPGVVGIAAARLKEAFDRPSVVIGLENGIGKGSARSVPGVDLGAAVHRVAAEGLLIKGGGHKMAAGLTVAQDMLEPAMARLADLLARQGAGEGGPRDLSVDGLLAPEGATPELIAQIEAAGPFGASAPAPRFVFADQRIVDARKIGENHLRLTFGDGARLQAIAFGVWDSPLGMALSTGAAGRFHLAGRVEIDTWGGRQRVQLRLEDAARA, from the coding sequence ATGGCCTTTCTGGGCGTCGAGGCTTCGCTGACCGGGCGGCGCTGGGTCGGGCTTTCGGACGACCAGGATCGGCTGGCCGAGGCGATTGCGCAGGGCCAGCGCCTGCCCTTGCCGGTGGCGCGGGTGCTGGCGCGGCGCGGTGTGGCGGTGGACGAGGCGCCGGGCTTTCTGGCGCCCGCGCTGCGCGACCTGCTGCCCGATCCGATGACACTGCGCGACATGGAGCCGGCCGCCGACCGCTTTCTTCATGCCCTGAAGCACCGTCAGCGCATTGCCGTCTTTGCCGATTACGATGTCGATGGCGGCGCCTCGGCCGCGCTGCTGATCGTGTGGTTGCGCGCCATGGGGCATGGGGCGACGCTGTATATTCCCGACCGAATAGACGAGGGTTATGGCCCGAACGTGCCCGCCATGCAGGCGCTGGGGCGCGACCATGACCTGATCGTCTGCGTCGATTGCGGCACGCTCAACCACGACCCGATCGCGGCCGCCGGCTGCGATGTGGTGGTGCTGGACCACCATCTGGGCGGGGAAACCCTGCCCCCTGCGGTGGCCGTGGTGAACCCCAACCGGCAGGATGAAAGTGGCGCGCTTGGCCATCTGTGCGCGGCCGGGGTCGTCTTCCTGATGCTGGTCGAGGCGAACCGCCGCCTGCGCGGCCAGGGCGTGCAGGGCCCCAACCTGATGCGGATGCTGGATCTGGTGGCGCTGGCGACGGTGGCCGATGTGGCGCCGCTGATCGGCGTCAACCGGGCGCTGGTGCGGCAGGGGCTGGTCGTGATGGGGCGGCGCGAACGGCCGGGGCTGGTCGCGCTGTCGGATGTGTCGCGCATGACCAAGGCGCCCGACACCTATGCGCTGGGGTTCCTTCTTGGCCCGCGGGTCAATGCCGGGGGCCGCATCGGCAAGGCCGATCTGGGCGCGCGGCTGTTGTCCACCGACAGCCTGCCCGAAGCGGTGGTTCTGGCCCAGCAACTGGACCAGCTGAACACCGAACGGCGCGAGATCGAGGCCGCCGTCCGCGCCGAGGCGATGGCCCAGGCCGAGGCGCGGGGCGCCGATGGCCCGCTGGTCTGGGCCGCTGGGCAGGGCTGGCACCCGGGCGTCGTCGGCATTGCCGCTGCCCGGCTGAAAGAGGCGTTCGACCGCCCATCGGTGGTGATCGGGCTGGAAAATGGCATCGGCAAGGGCAGCGCCCGGTCGGTGCCCGGTGTCGACCTGGGCGCGGCGGTGCATCGGGTGGCGGCCGAAGGGCTGCTGATCAAGGGCGGCGGACACAAGATGGCCGCCGGCCTGACCGTGGCCCAGGACATGCTGGAACCCGCGATGGCGCGGCTGGCCGACCTGCTGGCCCGCCAGGGCGCCGGCGAGGGCGGCCCGCGCGATCTGTCCGTGGATGGCCTGCTGGCCCCCGAAGGCGCCACGCCCGAGCTGATCGCGCAGATCGAGGCGGCCGGGCCCTTTGGCGCCTCGGCCCCGGCGCCGCGATTCGTCTTTGCCGACCAGCGGATCGTCGATGCCCGCAAGATCGGCGAAAACCACCTGCGCCTGACCTTTGGCGATGGCGCGCGGTTGCAGGCGATCGCCTTTGGCGTCTGGGACAGCCCGCTGGGCATGGCGCTGAGCACCGGGGCGGCCGGGCGATTCCATCTTGCAGGCCGGGTCGAGATCGACACCTGGGGCGGCCGACAGCGCGTGCAACTGCGACTGGAAGACGCCGCGCGGGCCTGA
- the glpX gene encoding class II fructose-bisphosphatase produces MPQTVDFNDRMLSLGLARVSEAAAIASARLIGRGDEKAADQAAVDAMRTQLNLLDIAGTVVIGEGERDEAPMLYIGEEVGTGKGPAVDIALDPLEGTTLTAKDMPNALAVIAMAPRGTLLHAPDVYMEKLAVGPGYAAGVVSLDMDPAERVRQLAKAKGGAPADITVCILERPRHQDLIKAVRSTGAAIRLIPDGDVAGVIHCAEAEITGIDMYMGSGGAPEGVLAASALKCMGGQIYGQLLFRNDDEKARAERAGITDLNRIYTRDEMVTADVIFAATGVTDGSILRGLKREVGWVTTETVIMRSKTGSVRRITYRTPVK; encoded by the coding sequence ATGCCGCAGACCGTCGATTTCAACGACCGCATGTTGTCGCTGGGCCTTGCCCGGGTTTCGGAAGCCGCCGCCATCGCCTCGGCCCGGCTGATCGGGCGCGGCGATGAAAAGGCTGCCGACCAGGCCGCCGTCGACGCCATGCGCACCCAGCTGAACCTGCTCGACATCGCCGGCACCGTCGTGATCGGCGAAGGCGAGCGGGACGAGGCGCCGATGCTGTATATCGGCGAGGAGGTCGGCACCGGCAAAGGCCCCGCGGTGGACATCGCGCTGGACCCGCTGGAAGGCACCACGCTGACCGCCAAGGACATGCCGAATGCCTTGGCCGTGATCGCCATGGCGCCGCGCGGCACGCTGCTGCATGCCCCCGATGTCTACATGGAAAAGCTGGCCGTCGGCCCCGGCTATGCCGCGGGCGTCGTCTCGCTGGACATGGATCCGGCCGAACGGGTGCGCCAGCTGGCCAAGGCCAAGGGCGGCGCCCCGGCCGACATCACCGTCTGCATCCTGGAACGCCCGCGCCATCAGGATCTGATCAAGGCCGTCCGTTCGACCGGCGCCGCGATCCGGCTGATCCCCGATGGCGACGTGGCCGGCGTGATCCATTGCGCCGAGGCCGAGATCACCGGGATCGACATGTACATGGGGTCGGGCGGCGCCCCCGAAGGCGTGCTGGCGGCCAGCGCGCTGAAATGCATGGGTGGGCAGATCTATGGCCAGCTGCTGTTCCGCAACGATGATGAAAAGGCCCGGGCCGAACGCGCCGGCATCACCGATCTGAACCGCATCTACACCCGGGACGAAATGGTGACGGCCGACGTGATCTTTGCCGCCACCGGCGTGACCGACGGCTCCATCCTGCGCGGGCTGAAGCGGGAAGTGGGCTGGGTGACGACCGAAACCGTCATCATGCGGTCCAAGACCGGATCCGTGCGCCGGATCACCTATCGCACCCCGGTGAAGTAA
- the folE2 gene encoding GTP cyclohydrolase FolE2 → MTIHRTAIDQDPARNEAAAALDLLRRWAARTPADEVAMLDPALAAVLAGGSLRRDYPADFRADAAYTSTLPDLQNGPASLIRGARATLQHVGISNFRLPIRYRTREGGEVLLETSVTGTVSLEAEKKGINMSRIMRSFYAHADRQFSLGVIEAALDDYRRDLDSFDARIQMRFSWPMRVESLRSGLSGWQYYDIALELVDHAGVRKRLVHLDYVYSSTCPCSLELSEHARMTRGQLATPHAQRSVARLSVELAGDRTLWFEDMIDLARQAIPTETQVMVKREDEQAFAELNAANPIFVEDAARSFCAALRADDRIGDFRVVASHQESLHSHDAVSVLSEGATFSSESLDPHLFPSLIHRG, encoded by the coding sequence ATGACGATCCATCGCACCGCCATCGACCAGGATCCCGCCCGGAACGAGGCGGCGGCGGCGCTTGACCTGCTGCGCCGCTGGGCCGCCCGAACCCCGGCCGACGAGGTGGCGATGCTGGACCCCGCCCTGGCGGCGGTGCTGGCCGGCGGCAGCCTGCGCCGCGACTACCCGGCCGACTTCCGCGCCGATGCCGCCTACACATCGACGCTGCCCGATCTGCAGAACGGTCCCGCCAGCCTGATCCGCGGCGCGCGCGCCACCCTCCAGCATGTCGGCATCTCGAACTTTCGCCTGCCCATCCGCTACCGTACCCGCGAGGGCGGCGAGGTGCTGCTGGAAACCTCGGTCACCGGCACCGTCAGCCTGGAAGCCGAGAAGAAAGGCATCAACATGAGCCGCATCATGCGGTCGTTCTATGCCCATGCCGACCGGCAATTCTCGCTGGGCGTGATCGAGGCCGCGCTGGACGATTACCGCCGCGACCTGGACAGTTTCGATGCCCGCATCCAGATGCGGTTTTCCTGGCCCATGCGGGTGGAAAGCCTGCGGTCGGGCCTGTCGGGCTGGCAGTATTACGACATCGCGCTGGAACTGGTGGATCATGCCGGGGTGCGCAAGCGGCTGGTGCATCTGGATTACGTCTATTCCTCGACCTGCCCCTGCTCGCTGGAACTGTCGGAACACGCCCGCATGACGCGCGGGCAGCTGGCAACGCCGCATGCCCAGCGATCCGTCGCGCGGCTGTCGGTGGAACTGGCCGGCGACCGGACGCTGTGGTTCGAGGATATGATCGACCTGGCCCGCCAGGCGATTCCGACCGAAACCCAGGTGATGGTGAAGCGCGAGGATGAACAGGCCTTTGCCGAACTGAATGCCGCCAACCCGATCTTTGTCGAGGATGCCGCCCGCAGCTTCTGCGCCGCGCTGCGCGCCGACGACCGGATCGGCGATTTCCGCGTGGTGGCCAGCCATCAGGAAAGCCTGCATAGCCACGATGCGGTCAGCGTTCTGTCCGAAGGCGCCACCTTTTCCAGCGAAAGCCTGGACCCCCACCTGTTCCCCAGCCTGATCCACCGGGGGTAG
- the hppD gene encoding 4-hydroxyphenylpyruvate dioxygenase, whose translation MGPFPHAAPRATISDQNPAGTDGFEFVEFAHPEPEKLRELFARMGYALTARHKTRAVELWQQGDITYVLNDEPGSHARNFVNQHGPCAPSMCWRVVDRHQAHAHAVAQGATSFDGPGKTMDLPAIIGIGGSLIYFTDAYGGDPKGPYAAEFEFVAAPKPPGVGFYYLDHLTHNVHKGNMDVWFRFYGNIFNFREIRFFDIEGKYTGLTSRALTSPCGRIRIPINEDRGDKGQIVEYLRRYNGEGIQHIAVGTEDIYATTDTIAERGLKFMPAPPKSYYDMSPTRVTGHTEPLDRMMKHGILIDGEGVVDGGETRILLQIFSKTVIGPIFFEFIQRKGDDGFGEGNFKALFESIERDQIERGVLVAE comes from the coding sequence ATGGGCCCCTTCCCGCATGCCGCCCCGCGCGCCACGATTTCCGACCAGAACCCCGCCGGCACCGACGGGTTCGAATTCGTCGAATTCGCCCACCCGGAGCCGGAAAAGCTGCGCGAACTGTTCGCCCGCATGGGCTATGCCCTGACCGCCCGGCACAAGACCCGCGCCGTCGAACTGTGGCAGCAGGGCGACATCACCTATGTGCTGAACGACGAACCCGGCAGCCATGCCCGCAATTTCGTCAACCAGCACGGCCCCTGCGCCCCGTCGATGTGCTGGCGCGTGGTGGACCGGCATCAGGCCCACGCCCATGCCGTGGCCCAGGGCGCAACCTCGTTCGACGGGCCGGGCAAGACGATGGACCTGCCCGCGATCATCGGCATCGGCGGCAGCCTGATCTATTTCACCGATGCCTATGGCGGCGATCCCAAGGGCCCCTATGCCGCGGAATTCGAGTTCGTCGCCGCCCCCAAGCCCCCGGGCGTCGGCTTCTACTACCTCGACCACCTGACCCATAATGTCCACAAGGGCAACATGGACGTGTGGTTCCGGTTCTATGGCAACATCTTCAACTTCCGCGAGATCCGGTTCTTCGATATCGAGGGCAAGTATACCGGCCTGACCAGCCGCGCCCTGACCAGCCCCTGCGGCCGCATCCGCATTCCGATCAACGAGGATCGCGGCGACAAGGGCCAGATCGTGGAATACCTGCGCCGCTACAACGGCGAGGGGATCCAGCACATCGCCGTGGGCACCGAAGATATCTACGCCACCACCGACACCATCGCCGAACGCGGCCTGAAATTCATGCCCGCGCCGCCGAAATCCTACTACGACATGAGCCCGACCCGCGTCACTGGCCACACGGAACCGCTGGACCGCATGATGAAGCATGGAATCCTGATCGACGGCGAAGGCGTGGTCGATGGCGGCGAGACCCGGATCCTGCTGCAAATCTTCTCGAAAACCGTGATCGGCCCGATCTTCTTCGAATTCATCCAGCGCAAGGGCGACGACGGCTTTGGCGAAGGCAACTTCAAGGCGCTGTTCGAATCGATCGAACGCGACCAGATCGAACGCGGCGTGCTGGTCGCGGAATAG
- a CDS encoding Lrp/AsnC family transcriptional regulator yields the protein MLDEIDSRLLAELQKDATLTSEVLGTRLGLSASQAGRRRQRLEAEGYITGYGARVSPDRLGLSVQAFISVQMASQEPAAARALASLVATRPEIISAWTLTGEADYLMRVWCADLPGLNRLIHQVLLPHPSVARVQSQIVMDQFKPDAPLPT from the coding sequence ATGCTGGACGAGATCGATTCGCGCCTGCTGGCCGAGCTGCAAAAGGATGCGACGCTGACATCCGAAGTGCTGGGCACCCGGCTTGGCCTGTCGGCCAGCCAGGCGGGGCGGCGGCGCCAGCGGCTGGAGGCCGAGGGCTATATCACCGGCTATGGCGCCCGGGTCAGCCCCGACCGGCTGGGTCTCAGCGTGCAGGCCTTCATCTCGGTCCAGATGGCCAGCCAGGAACCGGCGGCGGCGCGGGCGCTGGCCTCGCTGGTGGCGACGCGGCCGGAAATCATCAGCGCCTGGACCCTGACCGGAGAGGCGGATTACCTGATGCGGGTCTGGTGCGCCGACCTGCCGGGGCTGAACCGGCTGATCCATCAGGTGCTGTTGCCGCATCCGTCGGTGGCGCGGGTGCAAAGCCAGATCGTGATGGACCAGTTCAAGCCGGATGCGCCGCTGCCGACATGA
- a CDS encoding FAD-binding oxidoreductase, which translates to MLNPADERFVSTLAAGLPDGTIRPPEPRYLEEPRGRWVGLAGCVALPRTTAEVAAVVRACQAAKVGIVPWGGGTGLVGGQVLPAGPAPVVLSLDRMKAIRGIWSSENVLIAEAGAKLAEVRAAADGAGRLFPLSLAAEGTCSIGGNLATNAGGVNVLRWGNTRDLCLGVEAVLADGSILGGLKRLRKDNTGYDLRNLLIGSEGTLGIITAASLRLVAPPPVTGAALMVVESPAAALDLLAMAEGLAPGCVSAFELIHRTGPEFLAETMPDLRQPFPQPPEWLVLVDMGLPNGLSAAEMLEELFGMGAEAGLVTDGLIAQSESQRADFWNLRENIPEANRLIGAISSHDVALPLSELPGFIDQAGAALAAMGNFRINCFGHLGDGNLHYNVFPPKGASRSAYAGRADAVKELVHDIVHARGGSVSAEHGLGRAKTGDLTRYGDPSRVAAMRAIKAALDPAGILNPGAVLG; encoded by the coding sequence GTGCTGAACCCGGCCGATGAGCGTTTCGTGTCCACCCTGGCCGCCGGCCTGCCCGATGGCACCATCCGCCCCCCCGAACCGCGCTATCTGGAAGAACCGCGCGGGCGCTGGGTGGGGCTGGCCGGTTGTGTCGCCCTGCCGCGCACGACCGCGGAGGTGGCGGCCGTGGTCCGTGCCTGTCAGGCGGCCAAGGTGGGAATCGTGCCATGGGGCGGCGGCACCGGGCTGGTGGGCGGGCAGGTCTTGCCTGCGGGCCCTGCGCCGGTCGTGCTGTCGCTGGACCGGATGAAGGCGATCCGCGGCATCTGGTCTTCGGAAAACGTGCTGATCGCCGAAGCCGGTGCCAAGCTGGCCGAGGTGCGCGCGGCGGCGGACGGGGCAGGGCGGCTGTTTCCGCTGTCGCTGGCGGCCGAAGGGACGTGCAGCATCGGCGGCAATCTGGCCACCAATGCCGGCGGGGTCAACGTGCTGCGCTGGGGCAATACCCGCGATCTGTGCCTGGGGGTCGAGGCGGTGCTGGCCGATGGCAGCATCCTGGGCGGGCTGAAGCGCCTGCGCAAGGACAACACCGGCTACGATCTGCGCAACCTGCTGATCGGATCCGAAGGCACGCTGGGCATCATCACCGCCGCCAGCCTGCGTCTGGTCGCGCCACCCCCGGTGACGGGCGCCGCGCTGATGGTGGTCGAAAGCCCGGCCGCGGCGCTGGATCTGCTGGCGATGGCCGAAGGGTTGGCGCCGGGCTGTGTATCGGCCTTTGAACTGATCCATCGCACCGGGCCGGAATTCCTGGCCGAAACCATGCCCGACCTGCGCCAGCCCTTCCCCCAGCCGCCGGAATGGCTGGTGCTGGTGGACATGGGGCTGCCGAACGGCCTGTCGGCGGCCGAGATGCTGGAGGAGCTGTTCGGCATGGGGGCCGAGGCCGGGCTGGTCACCGATGGCCTGATCGCCCAGTCCGAAAGCCAGCGCGCCGATTTCTGGAACCTGCGCGAGAACATCCCCGAGGCGAACCGCCTGATCGGTGCCATATCCTCGCACGATGTGGCGCTGCCACTGTCGGAACTGCCGGGCTTCATTGATCAGGCGGGGGCGGCACTGGCTGCGATGGGGAATTTCCGCATCAACTGCTTTGGCCATCTGGGCGACGGCAACCTGCACTACAACGTGTTCCCGCCCAAGGGCGCCTCTCGCAGCGCCTATGCGGGCCGGGCCGATGCGGTGAAGGAACTGGTGCATGACATCGTTCATGCCCGCGGCGGATCGGTCAGCGCCGAACACGGGCTGGGCCGCGCCAAGACGGGCGACCTGACCCGCTATGGCGACCCGTCCCGCGTGGCGGCGATGCGCGCGATCAAGGCGGCGCTGGACCCGGCCGGCATTCTGAACCCCGGGGCGGTGCTGGGCTAG